In Stenotrophomonas sp. 610A2, one DNA window encodes the following:
- a CDS encoding TonB-dependent receptor, whose translation MSTFQRRLTVANSARRRACTGLQPTVLALSVALLLSAAAQAQDAAPAKATELDKVQVTGTRGSLTKAQVIKETSDQIVDSIVAEDIGKLPDNNVAEALQRITGVQITRNKGEGSDIMVRGLTQVRSELNGRDIFTANSGRALSWEDVPAELLGGVDVYKNPSAELIEGGLGGLVNLRTRMPFDQEGMKLSGSFTVNKWDLRDSVQPSASFLFSNRWNTNAGEFGVLFNVAHQEGQYREDRINMGSYLAYDDVPGYEGKEVVVPSEVGMYSHFGDRERDGQYIALQWKPNDDIELYATGLRSDYKFRNREYSVRVGNLNNNTQDLVNWSGNGWGFVSPSIPGYENFNDPFGFDGNGEFEYGTFNNALVTTTSRMDWRNSVTTDLALGGKWQVNDNLHLSTDFQYIDATTESVNYWVDLLAGQVDPDDWRGWSGLYGVPPVRVDMTGKYPTVTVLDRDTGKPIDGYMSDISNYGGWYSHLDKRDNNDADQFSWRADLRWDFLDSDLLNDLRMGVRYTDRSAITRSSGWNWQKIAPAGTDNAWGSFSAAPFKDYPDACYRLFPFTDHFRGASGLPTGYVACDQMVADYENTVRMFGHDPVAYNPTTDIRDYTENTYAAYAMLRMGQDDARFPWDANVGVRVVRTETSVKGYELEQNSPSNEVAKIDVTNSYTDVLPSLNFRMFLTDSLQWRVAASRAMSRPDFDLLDPYVYLNDTFFDFNTGGVSYASRGNPYLKPMYSNQFDTSLEWYFGQGSMLYGTAFYKKVKGFYYYDTIAANYYDANFDVPLEGSTTGETRACVSAECVREFQLQTRSNGKDGKIKGLELGYRQFFTFLPGVLDGLGFEANYTYVDSKAPAPDAAGTDGVEISYLPLEGLSKNSYNVVLMYEKSRVSFRAAYNWRDTWLVTTRPPNAGHVPQYHDATGQLDASLRINLNEIWSLTIDGTNLLDEVRSDYYGSSSRPNGWYINDRRYGMSIRANLDL comes from the coding sequence ATGTCAACGTTCCAGCGCCGCCTTACGGTGGCCAATAGTGCGCGCCGTCGTGCGTGTACCGGTCTGCAACCCACTGTGCTTGCCCTGAGTGTCGCGCTGCTGTTGTCCGCAGCTGCACAGGCGCAGGACGCCGCGCCCGCCAAGGCCACCGAGCTCGACAAGGTCCAGGTCACCGGCACCCGTGGCAGCCTGACCAAGGCGCAGGTGATCAAGGAAACCAGCGACCAGATCGTTGATTCAATCGTTGCCGAAGACATCGGCAAGCTGCCCGACAACAACGTCGCCGAAGCCCTGCAGCGCATTACCGGCGTGCAGATCACCCGCAACAAGGGCGAGGGCAGCGACATCATGGTGCGCGGCCTCACCCAGGTGCGCAGCGAGCTCAATGGCCGTGACATCTTCACCGCCAACAGTGGCCGTGCGCTGAGCTGGGAAGACGTGCCGGCCGAACTGCTGGGCGGTGTGGATGTCTACAAGAACCCCAGCGCCGAATTGATAGAAGGCGGCCTCGGTGGCCTGGTCAACCTGCGTACGCGCATGCCGTTCGACCAGGAAGGCATGAAGCTGTCCGGCAGTTTCACCGTCAACAAGTGGGACCTGCGCGATTCGGTGCAGCCGTCGGCCTCGTTCCTGTTCTCCAACCGCTGGAACACCAATGCCGGCGAGTTCGGCGTGCTGTTCAATGTTGCCCATCAGGAAGGCCAGTACCGGGAAGACCGCATCAACATGGGCAGCTACCTGGCCTATGACGATGTGCCCGGCTACGAAGGCAAGGAAGTAGTGGTGCCCAGCGAAGTGGGCATGTACAGCCACTTCGGTGACCGTGAGCGCGACGGCCAGTACATCGCCCTGCAATGGAAGCCCAACGACGACATCGAGCTGTACGCCACCGGCCTGCGCTCTGACTACAAGTTCCGCAACCGCGAATACAGCGTGCGTGTGGGCAACCTCAACAACAATACCCAGGACCTGGTGAACTGGTCCGGCAACGGCTGGGGCTTCGTCTCGCCGAGCATTCCGGGCTATGAGAACTTCAACGACCCGTTCGGCTTCGATGGCAACGGTGAGTTCGAGTACGGCACCTTCAACAATGCACTGGTGACCACCACCTCGCGCATGGATTGGCGCAACTCGGTCACCACCGATCTTGCATTGGGCGGCAAGTGGCAGGTCAACGACAACCTCCACCTGTCCACCGATTTCCAGTACATCGATGCCACCACCGAGAGCGTCAACTACTGGGTTGACCTGCTCGCCGGCCAGGTGGATCCGGATGACTGGCGCGGCTGGTCCGGGCTGTACGGCGTGCCGCCGGTACGCGTGGACATGACCGGCAAGTACCCGACCGTGACCGTGCTGGACCGCGACACCGGCAAGCCGATCGACGGCTATATGAGCGACATCAGCAACTACGGTGGCTGGTACTCGCACCTGGACAAGCGCGACAACAACGACGCTGACCAGTTCTCCTGGCGCGCCGACCTGCGCTGGGATTTCCTCGACAGCGACCTGCTCAATGACCTGCGCATGGGCGTGCGCTATACCGATCGCTCGGCCATCACCCGCAGCTCGGGCTGGAACTGGCAGAAGATCGCCCCGGCCGGCACCGACAACGCCTGGGGCAGTTTCTCGGCAGCACCGTTCAAGGACTATCCGGACGCCTGCTACCGGCTGTTCCCGTTCACCGACCATTTCCGTGGCGCCAGTGGCCTGCCGACCGGCTACGTGGCCTGCGACCAGATGGTTGCTGATTACGAGAACACCGTGCGCATGTTCGGCCACGATCCGGTTGCCTACAACCCGACCACCGACATCCGCGACTACACCGAGAACACCTATGCCGCATACGCGATGCTGCGCATGGGCCAGGACGACGCGCGCTTCCCCTGGGATGCCAACGTTGGCGTACGCGTGGTGCGCACCGAAACCTCGGTCAAGGGTTACGAGCTGGAACAGAACTCGCCGTCGAACGAGGTGGCGAAGATCGACGTCACCAACTCCTATACCGATGTTCTGCCGAGCCTGAACTTCCGCATGTTCCTGACCGACAGCCTGCAGTGGCGCGTGGCTGCCTCGCGTGCGATGTCGCGCCCGGACTTCGATCTGCTCGATCCCTACGTCTACCTCAACGACACCTTCTTCGACTTCAATACCGGCGGCGTGTCCTATGCCAGCCGTGGCAATCCTTACCTGAAGCCGATGTATTCCAACCAGTTCGATACCTCGCTGGAATGGTATTTCGGCCAGGGCTCGATGCTGTACGGCACCGCGTTCTACAAGAAGGTGAAGGGCTTCTACTACTACGACACCATCGCGGCCAATTACTACGACGCCAACTTCGACGTGCCGCTGGAGGGCTCGACCACTGGCGAGACCCGCGCCTGCGTCAGCGCCGAGTGCGTGCGTGAGTTCCAGCTGCAGACGCGTTCGAATGGCAAGGACGGCAAGATCAAGGGTCTGGAGCTCGGCTACCGCCAGTTCTTCACTTTCCTGCCAGGCGTGCTGGATGGCCTGGGTTTCGAAGCCAACTACACCTACGTGGACAGCAAGGCACCGGCACCGGATGCTGCAGGCACCGATGGCGTGGAGATCTCCTACCTGCCGTTGGAAGGCCTGTCCAAGAACAGCTACAACGTGGTGCTGATGTACGAAAAGTCCCGCGTTTCGTTCCGCGCCGCCTACAACTGGCGTGATACCTGGCTGGTCACCACGCGTCCGCCGAATGCCGGCCACGTGCCGCAGTACCACGACGCCACCGGCCAGCTGGATGCGTCGCTGCGCATCAACCTCAACGAGATCTGGTCACTGACGATTGACGGCACCAACCTGCTCGATGAGGTGCGCTCGGACTACTACGGCAGCAGCAGTCGTCCGAATGGCTGGTACATCAATGATCGCCGTTACGGCATGAGCATCCGGGCCAACCTGGATCTGTAA
- a CDS encoding LysR substrate-binding domain-containing protein has product MVQPTTGWFNATRLKTRHLLLLLHLYEQRSVLRAAEAANMTQPAASKLLAEMEDLLGVPLFERHARGVEPTWYGQVLIRRARSALSEIGRAQDEIAALRSGRTGQAAIGTVVNPGTNLVPQAVAALKRDFPDILIRIEMDYSRPLVAKLLDGQLDIVVGRIMGAEGSSELEFEPLADEPHSVIVRAGHPLAGRKRVSYGDLVDYGWIMPPDGSVLRSRLDAVFLEHGLVPPQNIVETTSLPVTIHLLRHSDMLTALPAESVAPYLQTGQMLVLPIALDVRMEFFGIIRRRDQLLSPGAERVLEALRSTARRLYPPVA; this is encoded by the coding sequence ATGGTTCAACCCACCACCGGCTGGTTCAATGCCACCCGTTTGAAGACCCGTCACCTGTTGCTGCTGCTGCATCTCTACGAGCAACGCTCGGTGCTGCGCGCGGCCGAGGCGGCCAATATGACCCAGCCGGCGGCGTCCAAGCTGCTGGCTGAAATGGAGGACCTGCTGGGCGTGCCGCTGTTCGAGCGGCATGCGCGCGGGGTGGAACCGACCTGGTACGGGCAGGTGCTGATCCGCCGCGCGCGCTCTGCGCTGTCGGAGATCGGCCGCGCCCAGGACGAGATCGCCGCGCTGCGCAGTGGCCGTACCGGCCAGGCTGCCATCGGCACCGTGGTCAACCCGGGCACCAACCTGGTGCCGCAGGCGGTGGCCGCGCTCAAGCGCGACTTCCCCGACATCCTGATTCGGATCGAGATGGACTACAGCCGGCCGCTGGTGGCCAAGCTGCTCGACGGCCAACTCGACATCGTGGTCGGCCGCATCATGGGTGCCGAGGGCAGCAGTGAGCTGGAATTCGAGCCGCTGGCGGACGAACCGCACTCGGTGATTGTCCGTGCCGGCCATCCCTTGGCCGGGCGCAAACGCGTCAGCTACGGCGACCTGGTCGACTACGGCTGGATCATGCCGCCCGATGGCAGTGTGCTGCGCTCGCGGTTGGACGCGGTGTTCCTGGAGCATGGCCTGGTGCCGCCGCAGAACATCGTCGAGACCACCTCGCTGCCGGTCACCATCCATCTGTTGCGGCACAGCGACATGTTGACCGCGTTGCCGGCCGAGTCGGTCGCGCCCTACCTGCAGACCGGGCAGATGCTGGTCTTGCCGATCGCACTGGACGTGCGCATGGAGTTCTTCGGCATCATCCGCCGCCGCGACCAGTTGCTGTCCCCCGGCGCCGAGCGCGTGCTGGAGGCGCTGCGGTCAACCGCGCGGAGGTTGTACCCGCCGGTCGCCTGA
- a CDS encoding SDR family oxidoreductase, whose protein sequence is MSARLAGKVAVVTGAASGIGAAIARLFVNEGAQVVGIDLIAADADGFELLQGDITDAAAMRGLIEATLTRHGRIDVLVNNAGADVFSDPLALDDAQWQRCFALNLEGAWQLCKAVLPGMVVQQAGAIVNIASVHGHKIIRGAFPYPVAKHALIGMTRSLGVEYAAHGIRVNSISPGLILVPRIEAWFEREPGARERQTALLPPRRIGSPEEVAYTALFLASDEARFINATDILIDGGRSQVYHD, encoded by the coding sequence ATGAGCGCTCGCCTGGCCGGCAAGGTGGCAGTGGTGACCGGTGCCGCCAGCGGCATCGGCGCGGCCATCGCGCGCCTGTTCGTCAACGAAGGCGCGCAGGTGGTCGGCATCGACCTGATTGCCGCCGACGCCGACGGTTTCGAGCTGCTGCAGGGCGACATCACCGATGCCGCCGCGATGCGCGGCCTGATCGAAGCCACCCTCACCCGCCATGGCCGCATCGATGTGCTGGTCAACAATGCCGGCGCCGATGTGTTCTCCGATCCGCTGGCATTGGATGACGCGCAGTGGCAGCGCTGCTTCGCCTTGAACCTGGAAGGTGCCTGGCAGCTGTGCAAGGCCGTGCTGCCCGGCATGGTCGTGCAACAGGCTGGCGCCATCGTCAACATCGCCTCGGTGCATGGCCACAAGATCATTCGCGGTGCGTTCCCATATCCCGTGGCCAAGCACGCCTTGATCGGCATGACCCGTTCGCTCGGCGTCGAATACGCCGCGCACGGCATCCGCGTGAACTCGATTTCGCCGGGTTTGATCCTGGTGCCGCGCATCGAAGCCTGGTTCGAGCGCGAGCCCGGCGCTCGCGAACGCCAGACCGCGCTGCTGCCCCCGCGCCGCATCGGCAGCCCGGAAGAAGTAGCGTATACCGCGCTGTTCCTGGCCAGCGACGAAGCGCGCTTCATCAACGCCACCGACATCCTGATCGATGGCGGCCGCTCACAGGTTTACCACGACTGA
- a CDS encoding 2-dehydro-3-deoxy-6-phosphogalactonate aldolase: MTALPFQLPLIAILRGITPGEVDAHVDALVEEGFDAIEIPSNSPGWEQSVQRSVQRHGQHACIGAGTVVLPEHIDALLRAGGRLMVTPNTDPQLIQRAVAEGLLVAAGFATASEAFQALRAGAQMLKLFPASVHGPALIRALRSVLPPVPLFAVGGVSPATLASYLSAGCQGAGTGGDLYQPGQSVQTTRDNARAFRQAYLDYSA, encoded by the coding sequence ATGACCGCCCTGCCTTTCCAGTTGCCCTTGATCGCGATCCTGCGCGGCATCACGCCGGGTGAGGTGGATGCACATGTCGATGCACTGGTCGAGGAAGGCTTCGACGCGATCGAGATACCAAGCAACTCGCCAGGCTGGGAGCAGAGCGTGCAACGCAGCGTGCAGCGCCACGGCCAGCACGCCTGCATCGGCGCTGGCACGGTGGTGCTGCCCGAACACATCGACGCGCTGTTGCGTGCCGGCGGCCGCTTGATGGTCACGCCCAATACCGACCCGCAGCTGATCCAACGCGCCGTTGCCGAAGGACTGCTGGTGGCAGCCGGTTTTGCCACTGCCAGCGAAGCATTCCAGGCACTGCGCGCAGGCGCGCAGATGCTGAAGCTGTTCCCCGCATCCGTTCACGGCCCCGCACTAATCCGCGCCCTGCGCAGCGTGCTGCCGCCCGTACCTCTTTTCGCCGTCGGTGGCGTCTCCCCCGCAACCCTGGCCAGCTATCTTTCCGCTGGTTGTCAGGGTGCGGGCACCGGCGGTGACCTTTATCAACCCGGCCAATCGGTGCAGACCACCCGCGATAACGCGCGTGCTTTCCGCCAGGCCTACCTGGACTACTCGGCATGA
- the dgoD gene encoding galactonate dehydratase: MKIVRLTTYQAAPRWLFLKIETDEGISGWGEPVIEGRAATVEAAVHELGDYLIGKDPARINDLWQVLYRGGFYRGGAILMSAIAGIDQALWDIKGKALGVPVYQLLGGLVRDRMKTYRWVGGDRPADIVNQMRHYKSLGYDTFKFNGTEELKMIDSPRAVDTAIEKVATIRDALGNSVDFGIDFHGRVSAPMARVLLKELAPYRPLFVEEPVLPEQWEYYRPLSEISSIPLAAGERMYSRTEFKPVLAAGGLSILQPDLSHAGGISECHKIAAMAEAHDVALAPHCPLGPVALAACLQLDFVAHNAVLQEQSIGIHYNEGADLLDYVINKDDFACDAQGCISALPKPGLGVEIDEARLIEANKNPPRWRNPLWRHSDGSVAEW; this comes from the coding sequence ATGAAGATCGTGCGTCTGACCACCTACCAGGCCGCGCCGCGCTGGTTGTTCCTCAAGATCGAGACCGACGAAGGCATCAGCGGCTGGGGCGAACCGGTGATCGAAGGCCGCGCCGCCACCGTCGAGGCGGCGGTGCACGAACTGGGCGATTACCTGATCGGCAAGGATCCAGCACGCATCAACGACCTGTGGCAGGTGCTGTACCGCGGCGGCTTCTACCGCGGCGGCGCGATCCTGATGAGCGCCATTGCCGGCATCGACCAAGCGCTGTGGGACATCAAGGGCAAGGCGCTGGGCGTGCCGGTCTACCAACTGCTCGGCGGCCTGGTGCGCGATCGCATGAAGACGTACCGCTGGGTTGGCGGCGACCGCCCGGCCGATATCGTCAACCAGATGCGGCACTACAAGTCACTGGGTTATGACACCTTCAAGTTCAACGGCACCGAGGAACTGAAGATGATCGACAGCCCGCGCGCCGTAGACACTGCCATCGAGAAAGTCGCCACCATCCGCGACGCACTCGGCAACAGCGTGGATTTCGGCATCGACTTCCACGGCCGGGTGAGTGCACCGATGGCGCGTGTGCTGCTGAAGGAACTGGCACCATACCGTCCGTTGTTCGTCGAAGAGCCGGTGCTGCCGGAGCAATGGGAGTACTACCGCCCGCTGTCCGAAATCAGCAGCATTCCACTGGCGGCTGGCGAGCGCATGTATTCGCGCACCGAGTTCAAGCCGGTGTTGGCTGCCGGTGGCCTGTCCATCCTGCAGCCGGATCTGTCGCACGCAGGTGGCATCAGCGAATGCCACAAAATCGCCGCCATGGCCGAGGCACATGACGTCGCACTGGCACCGCATTGCCCACTCGGGCCGGTGGCGCTGGCCGCCTGCCTGCAGCTGGACTTCGTCGCCCACAACGCGGTGCTGCAGGAACAGAGCATCGGCATCCACTACAACGAAGGTGCGGACCTGCTGGATTACGTCATCAACAAGGACGACTTCGCCTGCGATGCGCAAGGCTGTATCTCCGCCCTGCCTAAACCGGGGTTGGGCGTGGAGATCGACGAAGCACGCCTGATCGAAGCCAACAAGAATCCGCCGCGCTGGCGTAATCCGCTGTGGCGCCACAGCGACGGCAGCGTGGCCGAATGGTAA
- a CDS encoding SMP-30/gluconolactonase/LRE family protein — protein MVSDAGVEVAHAELLVDSRCELGEGILWCDRRKVLYWTDILAARLWRHDPASGHSQYWQLHEPLGCLALASDGRLLLGLANGLHAADPEAQLQDRELRLQLLAQVEADNHDTRINDGRADRHGNFVFGTKSEYADGRRAGSFYQWSAQHGLRRLPLPPATIPNAICFSPEGTRIYFCDSPQANIITGRYDPDSAQVTDLQAFAALSEPGVEPDGAVIDAQGRMWNAHWAAGRVTCYSADGDIEQQVHIPTQNASCCFVAPGALYISSARIGLDTAALTAQPSAGGIFVWKHPQLNASVDRVELP, from the coding sequence ATGGTAAGTGACGCAGGTGTTGAGGTAGCACATGCCGAACTGCTGGTAGACAGCCGTTGCGAGCTGGGCGAAGGCATCCTCTGGTGCGACCGCCGCAAGGTCCTGTACTGGACCGACATCCTGGCCGCGCGCCTGTGGCGCCACGATCCAGCCAGCGGCCACAGCCAGTACTGGCAACTGCACGAACCGCTGGGTTGCCTTGCCCTGGCCAGCGACGGCCGCCTGCTGCTGGGCCTGGCCAATGGCCTGCATGCAGCCGATCCGGAAGCACAGCTGCAGGACCGTGAACTCCGCCTGCAACTGCTGGCACAGGTGGAAGCAGACAACCACGATACCCGCATCAATGACGGCCGTGCCGACCGCCACGGCAACTTCGTATTCGGCACCAAGAGCGAGTATGCGGACGGGCGCCGCGCCGGCAGCTTCTATCAATGGAGCGCGCAGCACGGCCTGCGTCGCCTGCCCTTGCCGCCAGCGACGATTCCCAATGCGATCTGCTTCAGTCCCGAAGGCACGCGCATCTACTTCTGCGACTCACCGCAGGCCAACATCATCACTGGCCGCTACGACCCGGATAGCGCCCAGGTTACGGATTTGCAGGCGTTCGCTGCGTTAAGTGAACCCGGAGTCGAGCCGGACGGTGCGGTTATCGATGCGCAAGGCCGCATGTGGAACGCGCACTGGGCCGCTGGCCGGGTGACCTGCTACTCCGCTGATGGCGACATCGAACAACAAGTTCATATCCCAACCCAGAATGCGTCCTGCTGTTTTGTAGCGCCCGGCGCGCTGTACATAAGCAGCGCTCGCATCGGTCTGGATACAGCCGCACTCACGGCACAACCCAGCGCTGGCGGCATCTTTGTCTGGAAGCATCCGCAATTGAACGCCAGCGTAGACCGCGTGGAGTTGCCATGA
- a CDS encoding 2-dehydro-3-deoxygalactonokinase, protein MIAVDWGTSSLRLYRLDDDGHVCERRRSERGLQASAGQFEAVLAEEIAGWNDPLLILSGMVGSRSGWREVPYLPCPAGIDDLANALVPLQASALADRALWIVPGVSDTGSDAVPDVMRGEETQLAALLAVLPRGNHVVCLPGTHSKWVSVADGKVRRLTTALTGELYAVLRNHSLLGKLMPEDDSRFDAWAFESGLKRSRQTGGLLHHLFGVRTLGLFNEMEGSALPSYLSGLLIGHEILASGVLEHTPRLSQVHLIGNDRLLALYAQALISWGIGVQRHPEDLAARGMYALWQRRLELAGI, encoded by the coding sequence ATGATCGCCGTGGACTGGGGCACCAGCAGCCTGCGTCTGTATCGGCTGGACGACGACGGCCACGTCTGCGAGCGCCGCCGCAGCGAACGCGGCCTGCAAGCCAGCGCTGGACAGTTTGAAGCCGTGTTGGCCGAGGAGATCGCCGGCTGGAATGACCCACTGCTGATCCTGTCCGGCATGGTCGGCAGCCGCAGCGGCTGGCGGGAAGTGCCCTACCTGCCCTGCCCCGCCGGCATCGATGACCTGGCAAATGCACTCGTTCCCTTGCAGGCATCCGCGTTGGCTGATCGCGCACTATGGATCGTGCCAGGCGTCAGCGACACCGGCAGTGACGCCGTACCCGATGTAATGCGCGGTGAAGAAACCCAGCTAGCTGCGTTATTGGCGGTACTGCCGCGAGGCAATCATGTGGTCTGCCTGCCCGGCACGCACAGCAAATGGGTTTCGGTGGCTGACGGCAAGGTACGCCGGCTGACCACGGCGTTGACCGGTGAGCTGTATGCGGTCCTGCGCAACCACAGCCTGCTGGGCAAGCTGATGCCCGAAGACGACAGCCGCTTCGACGCCTGGGCATTTGAAAGCGGGCTCAAACGCAGTCGCCAGACAGGCGGACTTCTGCACCATCTGTTCGGTGTTCGCACGCTTGGCTTGTTCAACGAGATGGAAGGCAGCGCATTGCCTTCCTATCTATCCGGCCTGCTGATTGGACACGAGATACTGGCCTCCGGCGTACTCGAGCACACACCGCGTCTGTCGCAGGTACACCTGATCGGTAATGACCGCTTGCTGGCGCTGTATGCGCAGGCACTGATTTCCTGGGGCATCGGCGTGCAAAGGCACCCGGAAGATCTGGCTGCGCGCGGTATGTATGCGTTGTGGCAGCGGCGGTTGGAGTTGGCCGGCATTTGA
- a CDS encoding FAD-dependent oxidoreductase: MASRNAIKQWDQQYDLVIAGFGLAAMSAAIEAHDLDPNLSILILEKANEAETGGNSRVAGQSLLITKNAKVLAEYQRKMSVANPIPEDMLVPWSEAMEALEPWIQERAAQAGAQFIHGTGFSERDAVLEFPEFGAREAVHCTATILPIPSGVYLAFRENIRLRPRIQIAYESPLKDLVQDPDTLEVFGVIAEQNGQRVAIRANKGVVMATGGFEANLDMQRNYFGLANPAPLGTPHNTGDGIKILQKAGADLWHMRNQGQSGGIWPGFKPEGFVNGFLRNFFWQSFSWIEVDANTERFYNETAELQLTHYKEKKHGHWVDTPHYRAQPVHMIFDAITCQYNKLVVEVMSWNPVVGGYKWSEDNSVEVEKGWIQKADTLEELAVKINRDPAKLRAEVERYNAACVAKNDADFGRNPETLFPIVQAPFYGMRVDPVIVCTGGGARRNIKSEVLDHDGKRIPRLYEAGEMGSMFSDLYQNGSYLTEAMISGRAAGREIIGLGNWEG; encoded by the coding sequence ATGGCCAGTCGCAACGCCATCAAACAGTGGGACCAGCAGTACGACCTCGTCATCGCCGGCTTCGGCCTGGCCGCCATGTCCGCCGCCATCGAGGCGCACGATCTGGATCCCAATCTGTCCATCCTCATTCTGGAAAAGGCCAATGAGGCTGAGACCGGTGGCAACAGCCGCGTTGCCGGGCAGTCGTTGCTGATCACCAAGAACGCAAAGGTGCTGGCCGAATACCAGCGCAAGATGAGTGTGGCCAACCCGATCCCGGAAGACATGTTGGTGCCGTGGTCGGAGGCGATGGAAGCGCTGGAACCATGGATCCAGGAGCGTGCGGCCCAAGCCGGTGCGCAGTTCATCCACGGCACCGGCTTCTCCGAGCGCGACGCGGTGCTGGAGTTCCCGGAGTTTGGTGCACGTGAGGCCGTGCATTGCACCGCCACCATCCTGCCGATCCCGTCCGGCGTGTACCTGGCGTTCCGCGAGAACATCCGCCTGCGCCCGCGCATCCAGATCGCATACGAATCGCCGCTCAAGGATCTGGTGCAGGACCCGGATACGCTGGAAGTGTTCGGCGTCATCGCCGAGCAGAACGGTCAGCGGGTGGCGATCCGTGCCAACAAGGGTGTGGTGATGGCGACCGGTGGTTTTGAAGCCAACCTGGATATGCAACGCAATTACTTCGGTCTGGCAAACCCGGCGCCGCTGGGTACGCCGCACAACACTGGCGACGGTATCAAGATCCTGCAGAAAGCTGGCGCCGATCTATGGCATATGCGCAACCAGGGCCAGTCCGGCGGTATCTGGCCGGGCTTCAAGCCGGAAGGCTTCGTCAATGGCTTCCTGCGCAACTTCTTCTGGCAGAGCTTCAGTTGGATCGAGGTGGACGCCAACACCGAGCGTTTCTACAACGAAACCGCGGAGCTGCAGCTCACGCATTACAAGGAAAAGAAGCACGGTCATTGGGTGGATACCCCGCATTACCGTGCGCAGCCGGTGCATATGATCTTTGATGCCATCACCTGCCAGTACAACAAGCTGGTGGTGGAAGTGATGAGTTGGAACCCGGTGGTGGGTGGCTACAAGTGGTCCGAAGACAATTCGGTGGAAGTGGAGAAGGGCTGGATCCAGAAGGCCGATACGCTGGAAGAACTGGCGGTGAAGATCAACCGCGATCCGGCCAAGCTGCGGGCGGAGGTGGAGCGCTACAACGCCGCTTGTGTCGCGAAGAATGATGCCGATTTCGGGCGTAACCCGGAGACCTTGTTCCCGATCGTGCAGGCACCGTTCTATGGCATGCGGGTTGATCCGGTGATCGTGTGCACCGGTGGTGGCGCGCGACGCAATATCAAATCAGAAGTGTTGGACCATGATGGCAAGCGCATTCCGCGTTTGTATGAAGCTGGTGAGATGGGCTCGATGTTCTCCGATCTTTATCAGAACGGTTCGTACCTGACTGAAGCGATGATCTCTGGGCGTGCTGCCGGTCGCGAGATTATCGGCCTTGGCAACTGGGAGGGTTGA
- a CDS encoding LysR family transcriptional regulator, whose translation MDLRQLRYFLSVVEHGSFTRAAAATGRTQQALSKGIQALEQQLGARLFERGSREARLTDVGRLLIEHAQPAHDAVRRFEDRLQELQTGAEGQVRIGTGPSTAGSLVAPAVLALRRHWPKIGIHVSGGILPELLPNLLARELDAVVTLHTFGDGDPDPRINSEVLMHDEYRVLASVRHPLARQRDITPAQLLEQAWIFGRRLGAVEAAFRQRFHEAGLEPPLNTMESGSPEFMRAMIRDGGYLTLLPSRLAQAELLAGHWVKLDAPGFAWQRPVMVYTRDGEPQSAPLARFLQALRNAAELARVREVE comes from the coding sequence ATGGATCTCCGTCAGCTCCGCTACTTCCTGTCCGTGGTCGAACACGGCAGCTTTACCCGCGCCGCCGCCGCCACCGGCCGCACCCAGCAGGCCCTGAGCAAGGGCATCCAGGCGCTGGAACAACAACTGGGCGCGCGTCTGTTCGAACGCGGCAGTCGTGAGGCCAGGCTCACCGACGTGGGCCGCCTGCTGATCGAGCACGCCCAGCCTGCCCACGACGCCGTCCGCCGATTCGAGGACCGCCTGCAGGAACTGCAGACCGGCGCCGAAGGGCAGGTTCGCATCGGCACCGGCCCCAGCACTGCCGGCTCGCTGGTCGCCCCTGCGGTGCTAGCCCTGCGCCGCCACTGGCCGAAGATCGGCATCCACGTCAGCGGCGGCATCCTGCCCGAACTGCTGCCCAACCTGCTCGCACGCGAGCTGGACGCAGTGGTCACCCTGCACACCTTTGGCGATGGCGACCCCGACCCACGCATCAACAGCGAAGTGTTGATGCACGACGAATACCGCGTGCTCGCCAGCGTGCGTCACCCATTGGCAAGGCAACGCGACATCACCCCGGCACAGCTGCTGGAGCAGGCATGGATATTCGGTCGCCGCCTTGGCGCGGTGGAAGCCGCGTTCCGCCAACGCTTCCATGAAGCCGGGCTGGAACCACCGCTCAACACCATGGAAAGTGGCTCACCAGAATTCATGCGCGCGATGATTCGTGACGGTGGCTATCTCACGTTGCTGCCCAGCCGCCTGGCACAGGCCGAACTGCTTGCCGGGCATTGGGTGAAGCTGGATGCACCCGGGTTTGCGTGGCAACGGCCAGTGATGGTTTACACCCGCGATGGCGAGCCACAGAGCGCGCCGCTGGCGAGGTTTCTGCAGGCGCTGCGGAATGCTGCGGAACTGGCGCGAGTGCGAGAGGTGGAGTGA